One region of Triticum aestivum cultivar Chinese Spring chromosome 6B, IWGSC CS RefSeq v2.1, whole genome shotgun sequence genomic DNA includes:
- the LOC123138442 gene encoding sugar transporter ERD6-like 16 isoform X1, which yields MAAAFFPLSTSPPLLTRRPAAGLEHSRRPPRGQHGGCSARRLPAAATAGATRGLTRRATAAAAAAAQGRALAGEGAEEGSLQMVLLSTAVAVCGSFEFGTCVGYSAPAQAGIVGDIGLSNSQYGIFASVLTVGAMVGALTSGRLADTLGRKMTMRLAAIVGIFGWLAIYLAKGATMLCLGRVLLGYCTGVLSYVVPVFISEIAPKGLRGGLAASNQLFICSGCSASYIIGATIPWRSLVIVGLLPCVFLLVGLPFIPESPRWLANIGREKEFRASLQKLRGEKAEISGEATEIIVGFYPKLLHLSTYNLGKRIFQKNNLLFLCRRTWNQFRIYLRPGFRICFTGKICMQSFFDVQVGVGLKVFQQLGGINALGFYTSYIFSSAGFSGKLGTTLIGIIQIPITLLGALLMDRSGRRTLLLVSSSGTFVGCFLTGLSFYFKAQGLYTQLVPTLALYGILAYYVAYSIGMGPVPWVIMSEIFSINMKGIAGSLVTLVSWVGSFVISYSFSFLMDWNSAGTFFLFSAASLVTVLFVARLVPETKGRTLEEIQESLMAGT from the exons ATGGCTGCCGCGTTCTTCCCTCTGTCGACCTCACCGCCGCTCCTCACCCGCCGCCCCGCAGCAGGCCTCGAAcacagccgccggccgccgcgcgggCAGCATGGCGGCTGCTCCGCGCGCCGGTTGCCGGCAGCAGCGACCGCCGGCGCAACACGCGGCCTGACACGGAGAGCCAcggctgctgctgcggcggcggcccAAGGCCGCGCTCTGGCCGGAGAGGGCGCGGAGGAGGGGTCGCTGCAGATGGTCCTGCTCAGCACCGCGGTGGCCGTGTGCGGTTCCTTCGAGTTCGGCACCTGT GTTGGGTATTCTGCGCCGGCTCAGGCCGGAATCGTCGGCGACATTGGACTGTCCAATTCACAG TATGGCATCTTTGCATCTGTCTTGACAGTTGGTGCAATGGTCGGCGCTCTGACCAGTGGCCGCCTTGCAGACACTCTTGGACGCAAAATG ACCATGCGGCTGGCAGCAATTGTAGGCATTTTTGGTTGGCTTGCTATATACCTAGCCAAG GGCGCAACGATGCTCTGCTTGGGACGAGTCTTGCTGGGCTACTGTACAGGGGTCCTTTCTTATGTG GTACCTGTCTTCATATCTGAAATAGCACCAAAGGGTCTCCGAGGAGGCCTTGCAGCCTCAAACCAG CTGTTTATTTGTTCAGGGTGTTCAGCTTCCTACATCATTGGAGCAACGATTCCGTGGCGCTCTTTGGTTATCGTGG GATTACTGCCTTGTGTGTTCCTCCTCGTGGGTCTTCCCTTCATTCCCGAGTCTCCAAGGTGGCTG GCCAACATCGGGAGAGAGAAAGAATTCCGTGCTTCACTACAAAAGCTTAGGGGTGAAAAGGCTGAAATATCTGGAGAGGCTACTGAGATTATAGTTGGCTTCTACCCTAAGTTGCTCCATTTATCAACATATAATTTGGGGAAGAGGATATTCCAAAAAAACAATCTCTTATTCTTATGCAGGCGTACGTGGAATCAGTTCAGGATTTACCTAAGGCCAGGATTCAGGATTTGTTTCACAGGAAAAATATGTATGCAGTCATT CTTTGATGTACAGGTGGGTGTCGGCCTGAAGGTCTTTCAGCAACTGGGGGGAATAAACGCATTAGGCTTCTATACAAGCTATATCTTTTCATCAGCAG GGTTTTCTGGTAAACTTGGGACCACATTGATCGGCATTATTCAG ATTCCAATCACATTACTTGGGGCCCTTCTCATGGATAGGAGTGGAAGAAGAACCCTTCTACTA GTGTCTTCATCTGGCACATTTGTGGGCTGCTTTCTTACTGGGCTATCATTCTACTTCAAG GCACAAGGATTGTACACACAATTGGTTCCTACATTGGCTCTTTACGGCATACTG GCATACTATGTGGCATACTCAATTGGAATGGGACCTGTTCCTTGGGTTATCATGTCCGAG ATATTCTCAATCAACATGAAAGGAATAGCAGGAAGCTTGGTAACCCTGGTTAGTTGGGTTGGTTCATTCGTGATATCGTATTCGTTCAGCTTCCTTATGGACTGGAACTCTGCAG GCACATTTTTCTTGTTCTCAGCAGCGAGCCTGGTTACTGTGTTGTTCGTGGCAAGGCTAGTGCCagaaactaaagggagaacactaGAAGAGATCCAAGAATCACTAATGGCCGGCACATGA
- the LOC123138442 gene encoding sugar transporter ERD6-like 16 isoform X3 has translation MAAAFFPLSTSPPLLTRRPAAGLEHSRRPPRGQHGGCSARRLPAAATAGATRGLTRRATAAAAAAAQGRALAGEGAEEGSLQMVLLSTAVAVCGSFEFGTCVGYSAPAQAGIVGDIGLSNSQYGIFASVLTVGAMVGALTSGRLADTLGRKMTMRLAAIVGIFGWLAIYLAKGATMLCLGRVLLGYCTGVLSYVVPVFISEIAPKGLRGGLAASNQLFICSGCSASYIIGATIPWRSLVIVGLLPCVFLLVGLPFIPESPRWLANIGREKEFRASLQKLRGEKAEISGEATEIIVGFYPKLLHLSTYNLGKRIFQKNNLLFLCRRTWNQFRIYLRPGFRICFTGKICMQSFFDVQVGVGLKVFQQLGGINALGFYTSYIFSSAGFSGKLGTTLIGIIQIPITLLGALLMDRSGRRTLLLVSSSGTFVGCFLTGLSFYFKVTVNLFIPWGSPT, from the exons ATGGCTGCCGCGTTCTTCCCTCTGTCGACCTCACCGCCGCTCCTCACCCGCCGCCCCGCAGCAGGCCTCGAAcacagccgccggccgccgcgcgggCAGCATGGCGGCTGCTCCGCGCGCCGGTTGCCGGCAGCAGCGACCGCCGGCGCAACACGCGGCCTGACACGGAGAGCCAcggctgctgctgcggcggcggcccAAGGCCGCGCTCTGGCCGGAGAGGGCGCGGAGGAGGGGTCGCTGCAGATGGTCCTGCTCAGCACCGCGGTGGCCGTGTGCGGTTCCTTCGAGTTCGGCACCTGT GTTGGGTATTCTGCGCCGGCTCAGGCCGGAATCGTCGGCGACATTGGACTGTCCAATTCACAG TATGGCATCTTTGCATCTGTCTTGACAGTTGGTGCAATGGTCGGCGCTCTGACCAGTGGCCGCCTTGCAGACACTCTTGGACGCAAAATG ACCATGCGGCTGGCAGCAATTGTAGGCATTTTTGGTTGGCTTGCTATATACCTAGCCAAG GGCGCAACGATGCTCTGCTTGGGACGAGTCTTGCTGGGCTACTGTACAGGGGTCCTTTCTTATGTG GTACCTGTCTTCATATCTGAAATAGCACCAAAGGGTCTCCGAGGAGGCCTTGCAGCCTCAAACCAG CTGTTTATTTGTTCAGGGTGTTCAGCTTCCTACATCATTGGAGCAACGATTCCGTGGCGCTCTTTGGTTATCGTGG GATTACTGCCTTGTGTGTTCCTCCTCGTGGGTCTTCCCTTCATTCCCGAGTCTCCAAGGTGGCTG GCCAACATCGGGAGAGAGAAAGAATTCCGTGCTTCACTACAAAAGCTTAGGGGTGAAAAGGCTGAAATATCTGGAGAGGCTACTGAGATTATAGTTGGCTTCTACCCTAAGTTGCTCCATTTATCAACATATAATTTGGGGAAGAGGATATTCCAAAAAAACAATCTCTTATTCTTATGCAGGCGTACGTGGAATCAGTTCAGGATTTACCTAAGGCCAGGATTCAGGATTTGTTTCACAGGAAAAATATGTATGCAGTCATT CTTTGATGTACAGGTGGGTGTCGGCCTGAAGGTCTTTCAGCAACTGGGGGGAATAAACGCATTAGGCTTCTATACAAGCTATATCTTTTCATCAGCAG GGTTTTCTGGTAAACTTGGGACCACATTGATCGGCATTATTCAG ATTCCAATCACATTACTTGGGGCCCTTCTCATGGATAGGAGTGGAAGAAGAACCCTTCTACTA GTGTCTTCATCTGGCACATTTGTGGGCTGCTTTCTTACTGGGCTATCATTCTACTTCAAGGTAACCGTAAACTTGTTTATTCCATGGGGCAGTCCAACTTAA
- the LOC123138442 gene encoding sugar transporter ERD6-like 16 isoform X2 yields the protein MAAAFFPLSTSPPLLTRRPAAGLEHSRRPPRGQHGGCSARRLPAAATAGATRGLTRRATAAAAAAAQGRALAGEGAEEGSLQMVLLSTAVAVCGSFEFGTCVGYSAPAQAGIVGDIGLSNSQYGIFASVLTVGAMVGALTSGRLADTLGRKMTMRLAAIVGIFGWLAIYLAKGATMLCLGRVLLGYCTGVLSYVVPVFISEIAPKGLRGGLAASNQLFICSGCSASYIIGATIPWRSLVIVGLLPCVFLLVGLPFIPESPRWLANIGREKEFRASLQKLRGEKAEISGEATEIIAYVESVQDLPKARIQDLFHRKNMYAVIVGVGLKVFQQLGGINALGFYTSYIFSSAGFSGKLGTTLIGIIQIPITLLGALLMDRSGRRTLLLVSSSGTFVGCFLTGLSFYFKAQGLYTQLVPTLALYGILAYYVAYSIGMGPVPWVIMSEIFSINMKGIAGSLVTLVSWVGSFVISYSFSFLMDWNSAGTFFLFSAASLVTVLFVARLVPETKGRTLEEIQESLMAGT from the exons ATGGCTGCCGCGTTCTTCCCTCTGTCGACCTCACCGCCGCTCCTCACCCGCCGCCCCGCAGCAGGCCTCGAAcacagccgccggccgccgcgcgggCAGCATGGCGGCTGCTCCGCGCGCCGGTTGCCGGCAGCAGCGACCGCCGGCGCAACACGCGGCCTGACACGGAGAGCCAcggctgctgctgcggcggcggcccAAGGCCGCGCTCTGGCCGGAGAGGGCGCGGAGGAGGGGTCGCTGCAGATGGTCCTGCTCAGCACCGCGGTGGCCGTGTGCGGTTCCTTCGAGTTCGGCACCTGT GTTGGGTATTCTGCGCCGGCTCAGGCCGGAATCGTCGGCGACATTGGACTGTCCAATTCACAG TATGGCATCTTTGCATCTGTCTTGACAGTTGGTGCAATGGTCGGCGCTCTGACCAGTGGCCGCCTTGCAGACACTCTTGGACGCAAAATG ACCATGCGGCTGGCAGCAATTGTAGGCATTTTTGGTTGGCTTGCTATATACCTAGCCAAG GGCGCAACGATGCTCTGCTTGGGACGAGTCTTGCTGGGCTACTGTACAGGGGTCCTTTCTTATGTG GTACCTGTCTTCATATCTGAAATAGCACCAAAGGGTCTCCGAGGAGGCCTTGCAGCCTCAAACCAG CTGTTTATTTGTTCAGGGTGTTCAGCTTCCTACATCATTGGAGCAACGATTCCGTGGCGCTCTTTGGTTATCGTGG GATTACTGCCTTGTGTGTTCCTCCTCGTGGGTCTTCCCTTCATTCCCGAGTCTCCAAGGTGGCTG GCCAACATCGGGAGAGAGAAAGAATTCCGTGCTTCACTACAAAAGCTTAGGGGTGAAAAGGCTGAAATATCTGGAGAGGCTACTGAGATTATA GCGTACGTGGAATCAGTTCAGGATTTACCTAAGGCCAGGATTCAGGATTTGTTTCACAGGAAAAATATGTATGCAGTCATT GTGGGTGTCGGCCTGAAGGTCTTTCAGCAACTGGGGGGAATAAACGCATTAGGCTTCTATACAAGCTATATCTTTTCATCAGCAG GGTTTTCTGGTAAACTTGGGACCACATTGATCGGCATTATTCAG ATTCCAATCACATTACTTGGGGCCCTTCTCATGGATAGGAGTGGAAGAAGAACCCTTCTACTA GTGTCTTCATCTGGCACATTTGTGGGCTGCTTTCTTACTGGGCTATCATTCTACTTCAAG GCACAAGGATTGTACACACAATTGGTTCCTACATTGGCTCTTTACGGCATACTG GCATACTATGTGGCATACTCAATTGGAATGGGACCTGTTCCTTGGGTTATCATGTCCGAG ATATTCTCAATCAACATGAAAGGAATAGCAGGAAGCTTGGTAACCCTGGTTAGTTGGGTTGGTTCATTCGTGATATCGTATTCGTTCAGCTTCCTTATGGACTGGAACTCTGCAG GCACATTTTTCTTGTTCTCAGCAGCGAGCCTGGTTACTGTGTTGTTCGTGGCAAGGCTAGTGCCagaaactaaagggagaacactaGAAGAGATCCAAGAATCACTAATGGCCGGCACATGA
- the LOC123138443 gene encoding uncharacterized protein, with protein sequence MPKLGRASPVAGCCQANLRKGRQGGDKRGSCVEAEERMLMLRAAGARAASAVVAGARRRPGLLPVAVAGLASSSSGPPSGGKRRKGQRRGDAKPQPQPSEIPSNKKPSARPAKDRKARPATEEAQWPSGQEIELRKQPPEKPKRVVRWRCATGCGACCKLDKGPEFPTPDEVFADFPDHLQLYKSMIGPDGWCNNYDKSNRTCNIYEDRPFFCRVEPKVFEEFFGVPRSKFNREACSACVDNIKMVYGQDSPELGNFKRVIKEESSKHEASMNQVKLLDTTNTTGT encoded by the exons ATGCCCAAATTGGGCCGCGCGAGCCCAGTCGCAGGGTGTTGTCAAGCCAACTTGAGGAAGGGCAGGCAGGGAGGGGATAAGCGAGGTTCTTGTGTTGAAGCAGAGGAGAGGATGCTCATGTTGCGGGCCGCCGGCGCCAGGGCGGCGTCcgcggtcgtcgccggcgccagGAGGAGACCCGGCCTCCTGCCGGTCGCCGTCGCCGGTCTCGCGTCCTCCTCATCAGGACCACCATCGGGTGGGAAGCGGAGGAAGGGCCAGCGGCGGGGCGATGCCAAGCCCCAGCCCCAGCCCTCTGAGATCCCCAGCAACAAGAAGCCCAGCGCGAGGCCGGCCAAGGACAGGAAGGCCCGCCCGGCTACGGAAGAGGCGCAATGGCCATCGGGCCAGGAGATTGAGCTGAGGAAGCAGCCGCCGGAGAAGCCGAAGCGGGTGGTGCGGTGGCGCTGCGCGACGGGGTGCGGCGCCTGCTGCAAGCTGGACAAGGGCCCCGAGTTCCCCACCCCCGACGAGGTCTTCGCCGACTTCCCCGACCACCTCCAG CTGTACAAGAGCATGATTGGCCCCGATGGATGGTGTAACAACTACGACAAGTCCAACCGAACCTGCAACATCTACGAAG ACCGGCCATTCTTCTGCCGGGTCGAACCGAAGGTCTTCGAAGAGTTCTTTGGCGTGCCACGCAGCAAATTCAACAGGGAAGCCTGCAG TGCTTGCGTGGATAACATCAAGATGGTGtatggccaggactctcctgagcTCGGGAACTTCAAGCGGGTCATAAAGGAGGAAAGTAGTAAGCATGAAGCAAGCATGAACCAGGTTAAATTGTTGGATACCACAAATACTACTGGTACCTGA
- the LOC123138444 gene encoding uncharacterized protein HI_0077 — protein sequence MDAAGGAGGAVVVDKAGGQAPPKTLVDWALKILDTADPDEKARLGDLAATKWLRGAIPLPYDPAQPARAPPDRPARSDAVRLLPPSQAPKLGKGGSAQSRLAMLHSLAHIESWAVDLSWDIVARFGAQLRMPRGFFDDFARVAQDEGRHFAVLSARLRELGSHYGALPAHDGLWDSAMRTSHCLLARLAVEHCVHEARGLDVLPTTISRFRAGGDEETAKLLEDIIYPEEITHCAAGVRWFRYLCLRSLASDPIAPPVPQPKPQCSAELPEGRTGDDSKTSQAVHDGLADKPTEDINSRDETIQQAEDGLARCGLGENGDTDEMAIIERFHSIVREHFRGPLKPPFNAEARKAAGFGPAWYEPLAVKEAETQAIEQSE from the exons ATGGACGCCGCGGGCGGTGCCGGTGGAGCGGTCGTCGTCGACAAAGCGGGCGGGCAGGCGCCGCCCAAGACGCTGGTTGACTGGGCGCTGAAGATCCTCGACACGGCCGACCCCGACGAAAAGGCCCGGCTGGGCGACCTCGCCGCCACCAAGTGGCTCCGCGGCGCCATCCCGCTGCCCTACGACCCGGCGCAGCCCGCGCGCGCCCCGCCGGACCGCCCGGCGCGGAGCGACGCGGTGCGGCTGCTCCCGCCCTCCCAGGCGCCGAAGCTGGGGAAGGGCGGCAGCGCGCAGAGCCGGCTGGCGATGCTGCACTCGCTGGCGCACATCGAGAGCTGGGCCGTCGACCTCTCCTGGGACATCGTCGCCCGCTTCGGCGCGCAGCTCCGCATGCCCCGCGGCTTCTTCGACGACTTCGCCCGGGTCGCGCAGGACGAAGGGCGGCACTTCGCGGTGCTCTCCGCGCGGCTTCGGGAGCTGGGGTCGCACTACGGCGCGCTCCCCGCGCACGACGGCCTCTGGGACTCGGCGATGCGCACCTCGCACTGCCTCCTCGCCCGCCTAGCCGTCGAGCACTGCGTCCACGAG GCTAGGGGATTAGATGTCCTTCCAACCACCATATCAAGATTCCGTGCTGGTGGGGATGAAGAAACAGCCAAACTACTCGAAGATATTATTTATCCAGAAGAGATAACACACTGTGCAGCTGGTGTTAGGTGGTTTAGATACCTGTGCCTCCGGTCCCTCGCCAGCGATCCAATTGCACCTCCAGTTCCGCAGCCTAAACCCCAATGCTCTGCTGAGCTGCCAGAAGGTAGGACAGGTGATGATAGTAAGACTTCTCAAGCGGTGCATGATGGATTGGCGGATAAGCCGACAGAAGATATTAATAGCCGCGATGAGACGATTCAACAAGCGGAGGACGGACTGGCACGGTGTGGCCTAGGCGAAAATGGGGACACCGATGAAATGGCAATCATTGAGAGGTTCCACAGCATCGTTAGAGAGCATTTCCGTGGACCCCTGAAGCCCCCCTTCAATGCGGAAGCCAGGAAAGCAGCTGGATTTGGGCCTGCCTGGTATGAACCCCTTGCGGTGAAGGAGGCAGAGACACAAGCAATCGAGCAAAGTGAGTAA